In Tachyglossus aculeatus isolate mTacAcu1 unplaced genomic scaffold, mTacAcu1.pri scaffold_115_arrow_ctg1, whole genome shotgun sequence, a genomic segment contains:
- the LOC119922635 gene encoding vomeronasal type-1 receptor 1-like, which yields MLTFSSDVVQSICFLFRTGVGVMRNSLLITLHVSTILLEPRPKPTDLDIIHLALVHTAMLLTRVVTVSASAQSLRLLKTDIGCPSICTTGPVSTVISASSSLWAQFKTRVRNNILPTFILLWLKSIVDINVLFNTAASSNVTSHETRFSDGYCSVKLVSSLIVVSLGIMGRSSGYMVRFLFRHSQKVQHLHGQRPPPWKSQETRATLAILLLVSCFGAFYCMDFILSLFLGSSLRNNITLLNANMFVVNGYATRGRIVELGGQAGSELSPAER from the exons ATGCTGACTTTCTCCAGTGATGTGGTACAGAGCATCTGTTTTCTCTTCCGGACCGGAGTGGGGGTCATGAGAAACTCCCTCCTCATCACTCTCCACGTTTCCACAATCCTCCTGGAGCCCAGGCCGAAGCCAACGGACCTGGATATCATTCACCTGGCCCTGGTACACACTGCGATGCTCCTTACCAGAGTGGTTACTGTGTCAGCATCAGCGCAGAGTCTGCGGCTCCTGAAGACAGACATCGGAT GTCCCTCCATCTGCACCACCGGCCCCGTGAGTACGGTCATCAGCGCCAGTTCCTCTCTCTGGGCACAGTTCAAAACCAGGGTCAGAAATAATATCCTCCCAACCTTTATCCTCTTGTGGCTCAAGTCTATTGTGGACATCAACGTCCTGTTCAACACTGCCGCATCTTCCAACGTGACCAGCCACGAGACCAGATTCAGTGATGGCTACTGTTCCGTCAAGCTCGTCAGCAGCCTCATAG TCGTGTCCTTGGGAATCATGGGACGCTCCAGTGGCTACATGGTCCGCTTCCTCTTCCGACACAGCCAGAAGGTCCAGCATCTACACGGCCAGCGCCCACCTCCTTGGAAATCCCAGGAGACGAGAGCAACCCTGGCCATCTTGTTGCTGGTCAGTTGCTTTGGGGCCTTCTACTGCATGGACTTCATACTATCACTGTTTCTTGGAAGTTCCCTCAGGAACAACATCACCCTCCTGAATGCGAATATGTTTGTGGTCAACGGTTATGCCACT